One Sander vitreus isolate 19-12246 chromosome 23, sanVit1, whole genome shotgun sequence DNA window includes the following coding sequences:
- the LOC144512104 gene encoding extracellular matrix protein 2, protein MVRNVLFKPARMELQTSVVHPKYMTEFIPDVQAATPKPKEAKFITKDLKEPNPTPKSNENNPTVQLKPNLTRPTGEPKTFKLMENDTKLAVKLNKASPPQPQQTKPSARPRLSSAKTPLMKPMKINRSSKNKTNKKSNEKKRKKDKKTKKKKKKKKKKKGIMPTHFPYFKDDYCPPECACYGRVVQCSDKGVDKVPYGIPYNARYILLMNNHINSIQLDLLNEYVSMEFLVLSNNRLTNGAIEGAFEGVPALKRLHLDRNLLDSVPTDLPVSVEELRLDNNHLSAMSEAAWAQCPRLLVLSLSNNSLGNGSESLPNAVLSPLCNLRTLNLDHNQLTSVPLGLPLSIKELYLKGNLIEHFRGGAFNGVSELLLLDLSANRLTNKGLLKESLHNATHLESLNLEGNRLKQVPRHLPLSLKTLNLEGNLITSIKKVAFGTLKNLEHLGLARNEIFKVAPGAFRTLPVLHQLDLCHNTLHQVPRQLPEALHSVALNHNKIQSVPRDAFCWGNKSVSLSRLVRVQLEHNLIDMGKLDAQAFRCLQGFQVVHFY, encoded by the exons ATGGtcagaaatgttttgtttaaaccTGCAAGGATGGAGCTACAAACCAGCGTTGTTCACCCAAAATATATGACTGAATTTATCCCCGATGTGCAAGCAGCAACACCAAAACCCAAAGAAGCAAAGTTTATAACCAAAGATTTAAAAGAGCCAAATCCTACACcgaaatcaaatgaaaataatcccaCGGTCCAGCTCAAACCAAACCTGACTCGGCCCACAGGCGAAcccaaaacatttaaactgaTGGAAAATGACACCAAACTTGCAGTGAAGCTAAATAAAGCATCTCCCCCTCAACCACAACAGACCAAACCTTCAGCCAGACCGCGCCTGTCATCTGCCAAAACACCTTTAATGAAGCCAATGAAAATCAACAGAAGTAGtaaaaataagacaaataaGAAGTccaatgaaaagaaaaggaaaaaggacaaaaagacgaagaagaagaagaagaagaagaagaagaagaagggcaTCATGCCAACGCACTTTCCTTACTTTAAGGACGACTACTGTCCTCCTGAGTGTGCCTGCTATGGAAG AGTGGTCCAGTGCTCAGACAAAGGCGTGGACAAGGTTCCTTATGGTATTCCCTATAATGCCCGCTACATCCTCCTCATGAATAACCACATCAACAGCATCCAGCTCGACCTGCTCAATGAATATGTCTCTATGGAGTTCCTTGTGTTGAGCAACAATCGGCTCACAAATGGCGCCATAGAGGGGGCCTTTGAGGGGGTCCCGGCTCTGAAGCGCCTGCACCTGGATAGGAACCTCCTAGACAGCGTGCCAACTGATCTTCCGGTGTCTGTCGAAGAACTTCGTTTGGACAATAACCATCTGAGTGCGATGTCTGAGGCAGCCTGGGCCCAATGCCCCCGCCTCTTGGTTTTGAGCCTTAGCAACAACAGCCTAGGGAATGGATCTGAATCTCTGCCTAATGCAGTGCTCTCTCCTCTGTGCAACCTGCGCACTCTAAACCTGGATCACAACCAGTTAACATCGGTTCCTCTGGGCTTACCACTGTCCATCAAGGAGCTCTACCTCAAAGGGAACCTCATTGAGCATTTCCGTGGAGGAGCCTTCAATGGGGTATCAGAGCTGTTGCTGTTAGATCTGAGCGCAAACAGACTGACAAACAAGGGTCTTCTCAAGGAGTCCCTTCACAATGCAACTCACTTGGAAAGCCTCAACTTAGAAGGGAACAGACTAAAACAAGTGCCACGACACCTCCCCTTGTCACTTAAAACTCTAAATCTGGAGGGCAACCTCATAACTTCCATAAAGAAAGTGGCTTTCGGTACCTTGAAAAACCTGGAACACTTGGGTTTAGCAAGGAATGAAATCTTCAAAGTGGCACCAGGGGCCTTCAGGACATTGCCCGTCCTGCACCAGTTAGACCTGTGCCACAACACCTTGCACCAGGTGCCCAGACAGCTGCCGGAGGCTCTGCACTCAGTAGCACTCAACCACAACAAGATTCAATCAGTGCCCCGTGATGCTTTCTGCTGGGGTAATAAAAGTGTGAGTCTCAGCAGGCTTGTACGAGTGCAGTTGGAACACAATTTAATTGATATGGGGAAGTTGGATGCACAGGCTTTCAGGTGCTTACAGGGATTCCAGGTGGTGCACTTCTACTGA